A window from Hemibagrus wyckioides isolate EC202008001 linkage group LG17, SWU_Hwy_1.0, whole genome shotgun sequence encodes these proteins:
- the LOC131367694 gene encoding P2Y purinoceptor 14-like yields the protein MTLTVTALNESTASNTTNSILDSCGLSEVPAHPFFIFSYSTVFLVCLALNTITMRVYYCTSLRFQSSVTVYLKNLAAADFFLCLVLPLSIANYTNKSTTMRLIYCSFGASGFYLNMYASILFMEYIAVNRFLKIAYPLKTHMLQTAHAACCISIITWTSLSTMALIYTVVFLSTSWGAAPNPHAIGCESLHSHQVNMVYKIIHCVFALIFAFVLVSLILFYWGTVRRLRHAHTPMQSQRSQGKLGRSKRNMLVLVVVFCVCFVPYHLVRLPYAFLNPLLQRCGISAKLFYIIKEVTVLLSVLNACMDPLIYFVFCKGFREQIGIRKFKASSSQTVSKVQRDKKKQSNTETGESHVTVRRESINPLENIHLCQLELQTTTS from the exons ATGACACTGACAGTCACTGCTTTGAATGAGAGCacagcatcaaacacaacaaattCAATACTGGACTCCTGTGGCCTGTCAGAGGTGCCAGCCCatccttttttcattttttcctacTCAACAGTCTTCCTTGTATGTTTAGCATTGAACACCATCACCATGCGAGTGTATTACTGCACCAGTCTACGATTTCAGTCCAGTGTCACGGTATACCTAAAGAACCTGGCTGCAGCTGACTTCTTCCTCTGCCTTGTTTTGCCTTTGAGCATTGCCAATTATACTAACAAATCTACAACCATGCGACTTATTTACTGCAGTTTTGGTGCTTCAGGCTTCTATCTCAACATGTATGCCAGCATTCTCTTCATGGAATATATCGCTGTAAACAG gtTTTTAAAGATTGCATATCCGTTAAAGACTCATATGCTGCAGACAGCCCATGCTGCATGCTGTATCTCCATTATAACATGGACTTCCTTATCTACAATGGCTTTAATTtacactgttgtgtttctgagcACATCCTGGGGAGCTGCTCCAAATCCGCATGCCATCGGCTGTGAATCCTTGCATAGCCATCAGGTCAACATGGTTTACAAGATCATCCACTGCGTTTTTGCACTCATCTTCGCCTTTGTGCTGGTGTCCCTGATTCTGTTCTATTGGGGCACAGTGCGAAGGCTTCGACATGCCCACACCCCCATGCAGAGCCAAAGGAGCCAGGGTAAACTGGGCAGGTCTAAGCGCAACATGCTAGTGCTTGTggtggtgttctgtgtgtgctttgtgcCCTACCACCTAGTGAGGCTCCCATATGCCTTCCTAAACCCGCTGTTACAAAGATGTGGTATTTCAGCCAAgttgttttacattataaaGGAGGTCACAGTTCTGCTTTCAGTGCTCAATGCATGCATGGATCCCCTGATATATTTTGTCTTTTGCAAGGGATTCCGTGAACAAATTGGCATCAGAAAATTCAAAGCGTCCAGCAGTCAAACAGTGAGCAAAGTCCAAAgagataaaaagaaacaaagcaaCACAGAGACAGGGGAATCACATGTCACAGTGAGACGTGAAAGTATCAATCCCCTGGAGAATATCCACCTGTGTCAGCTAGAACTGCAAACTACGACatcataa